A genome region from Cucumis sativus cultivar 9930 chromosome 4, Cucumber_9930_V3, whole genome shotgun sequence includes the following:
- the LOC116401666 gene encoding epidermis-specific secreted glycoprotein EP1-like — MRHPFFTPLLLSFFFFISLSLALVPSNQTIKFVNQGDFGEFSVEYEATYRPLPISNSPFQLMFYNTTPNAYTLAIRMAIRRSESTIRWVWEANRGRPVRENATLSLGTDGNLVLAQSDGTLIWQSNTANKGVVRLKMLPNGNMVLLDSNGKFVWQSFDSPTDSLLVGQSLRLGGVTKLVSRASAKLNVNGPYSFVMEPNAMSLYYKSPNSPKPMRYFAGFSNWFTVEKGTLTRVTLRAEVDPRQGFATELTLNYEVAGTENGGPILSRPKYNSTLTFLRLGIDGNLRLFTYNDKVDWSPSEITFTLFDREFNTGNTESECQWPERCGQFGLCEENQCVACPTEKGLLGWSKTCMAKKVSSCDPKSFHYYKVEGVDHFLTKYNKGEGLRQKDCEKKCNLDCKCLGYFYQTKGSLCWVANELKTLIKVDNSTHLGFIKTPNM; from the coding sequence ATGAGACACCCATTCTTCACACCTCTactcctctctttcttcttcttcatttccctCTCTCTTGCTCTCGTTCCTTCCAACCAGACTATCAAGTTCGTCAACCAAGGCGATTTCGGCGAATTCAGCGTCGAGTATGAAGCAACTTACAGACCCCTCCCCATCTCCAACTCCCCATTTCAGCTCATGTTCTACAACACCACGCCCAATGCATATACACTCGCTATTCGAATGGCCATTCGCCGCTCCGAATCGACCATCAGGTGGGTGTGGGAAGCCAATCGCGGCCGTCCGGTTCGTGAAAATGCCACCCTCTCTCTCGGCACCGACGGAAACCTAGTCCTCGCCCAATCTGACGGCACCCTCATTTGGCAATCGAACACTGCCAACAAAGGGGTCGTCCGACTCAAAATGCTCCCTAATGGCAACATGGTGCTCCTCGACTCCAACGGCAAATTCGTTTGGCAGAGCTTCGATTCACCTACGGACTCACTCCTAGTCGGCCAATCGCTCCGACTCGGCGGCGTAACGAAGCTAGTAAGCCGCGCATCCGCGAAATTAAACGTGAATGGGCCTTACAGCTTTGTAATGGAACCAAACGCCATGTCTCTGTATTACAAAAGCCCTAACTCTCCAAAACCAATGCGCTACTTCGCCGGATTTTCGAATTGGTTCACAGTCGAGAAAGGCACTCTCACAAGAGTCACTCTCCGAGCCGAGGTAGATCCACGTCAAGGATTTGCCACCGAGTTGACATTGAACTACGAAGTTGCAGGAACAGAGAACGGGGGACCAATTCTTTCACGGCCAAAGTACAACAGCACATTAACATTCCTCCGATTAGGAATAGACGGAAACCTCCGGCTGTTCACATACAACGACAAAGTGGACTGGAGCCCGTCGGAGATTACGTTCACATTGTTCGATAGGGAATTTAATACAGGGAACACGGAGAGCGAATGCCAGTGGCCGGAGCGATGCGGGCAGTTCGGGTTGTGTGAGGAGAACCAATGTGTGGCCTGCCCAACGGAGAAGGGGCTGTTGGGATGGAGCAAGACATGTATGGCGAAGAAGGTAAGTTCATGTGACCCCAAAAGCTTCCATTATTACAAAGTTGAAGGTGTGGATCATTTCTTGACAAAGTATAACAAAGGAGAAGGGCTTCGCCAAAAAGATTGCGAGAAAAAGTGTAATTTGGATTGTAAGTGTTTGGGGTATTTTTACCAAACCAAAGGCTCACTTTGTTGGGTTGCAAATGAGTTGAAGACGTTGATCAAAGTGGATAACTCCACTCATTTGGGGTTCATCAAAACACCCAATATGTAG